ATATGATTGAAGTAATATGGGGCCAATTCTCTGGTTTTTGGCTCTTTCTCATATCTCATAATTTTGACCCTATCCTCTTAGGTTTGGCGGGCATCAATCGCGAGCATTAAGAATATGAATGAAAGCCGGGTCATGACGCTCTGCCAGTTAAAAACGGAAATCTGTGTTGCTCTCTCCTTGGCCTTGGATTCAAACGAAGCTGTACTGCATGTTAGAGCACTGGCAAAGGAGCTGATCAAAGAATGAGATGGGAGACGTGAAGCAATAACATGTAACTGGGCAACCATATCACCCGATTGTCTATTGCAGAGGAAAACTCCCAACTCTTAACCTTTTCAAATCACGTACGCCTTTTCAAATCATATACACTTGCCGCTCCTAGTGTTCTCCGTCAAATTAGAGGATTCCCAGAATTCTTCACAAATTATCTTTTTGTTTTAATCGGCACAAGATGCATAAAAAAGAACAACAATCTCATTACAACGAGAGTTGTCTCCTTATTTTCATGTACAACAAAAACGAGAGTTCAGCATAATATGAAAGAAGGGATCTCAACATATTAGGTTCGGGACATGTACGGTGCATAATACCTATGACTATGTTTCAAGGTCAGCATAACAATTGTTTTGGCAAATGCTCCATTCCTCTCcattaaaaaaatacaagTACCCGGAAAGAATTGTTAGTATAAAATTAATACATATATGACACGAACCAAACTTCTGTAAACCTGAGAGCCACATCCTGTGTAAAATGGCCGGTATGTTCCAAATCCTTAGAATTTCTATCTAGTACTCTAATAGTGTTCAAACTGCAAATGTAACAGTTGGCTTCTCCGATAGTATCTACATGCCTAGGTGTTTGGACTGCTACAGAAGCACCAAACTCTATCCACCGGAGCCTCACTTATCTTTCAACTATCATTGATGTATCGGAATTCAAATATATTCCCGCCGTCTTGTTGTTCCTCAATAAGAACTGGTAATGGATGATGCCACAAATCATCGATCAAAATGATAATATGAATGACGAGAACTATGAAATGCAGTTAATCAAGCGCGGTTTTGTTTCGTCGACCAACCATAGGCTTAGGTAAGCCATCAAATATGGGTTTTGTAATGGCTGCAGTAGAAAACACTTGTAAATCTGGCTTCAAAGTCCATTTAGAAGTTGACCAGATTGATGCTGAACAGCTAGTATCATGATCCTGCAGATTTGATGTGCTTGATGACTTCCTCACTCCAGAGGCATCTGATGATAAAAAAGAATCACCAAGGCCTACTGGAACACCTGTTTCAACATCAGCTGTTCGATTGGCTGCTGATTTAGGTCTAAGGGCCAAGCACTTCCCTGTAATTGCTGTTGCTGAAAACCCACCACTGGCAGTGTTATCTTCCAAAACCATCTCAGGGGTGCAACGAAAGTCAGCTTCAGATTTCTGGCGCCGCCTAATCCTTTTTCCCAACTGATCAGAGTCGCCTTCTCTAGTTTCTGTACTAGGCATGGTATCAGAAAGTTCACGATTCTCATCCAATTTAACTAAGCTTTTTGACTTTCTATAATGACTGAAAGGTTGGTGCGAGGCTCCAAATAATGACTCGCCTTCTAAATTATGGGAGCCTTCCGTTTTGCATAGTGCCATTTCAAGAATCTCCCTTTTTAAAGAGTTCTGATTTCTTGCTTTCAGCCCATAATAACTTTGTAAAGAGTTCATTGCCTGGGAGGCTTTCCGAGAAGTAAATCTGGGGGACCTATCTGAACTACTCTGGCTCCTGAGAAAAGAAAGTCAGCACTGTAAGCCATAAGTGAACCAAACAGCACAGAATACCACAGAAATAGAGATGAGTAACATCCACTTCAAAGTGTTAATCCATTTAGTGACTCAAGCTTTAACGATAATATTGGTAAACTAAAACCACTAAAACAAAATGACCTTTGAAAGATGGCCTGTCTGCTTTGCTGGGAGGCATATTAATATAAGtagcaaaaagaaaaaatagacgCTGGTTAAACCATATAATCACAAGTTTGCATCGCTGAGAGGATCAACTTTATGGCCAGTCTGCTGTCCCTTCGAAAAGGAAGCAACATCTGGattttgacattaaaatgGCAAAGGAACTCATTGGACATTACAAGTAGTGAATGATGGAAGGATGCTCCCAAACCAGATATGCATTTCAAAAATCATCTCATTCCTGATCAATTGAGTCGGGACTCCCAAGAATTGGCGTGTTCCAGCTCGGTTGGATAATTTAATTCATGAATTGTGATTACGGATACGGTATCCGCCTAAACTTAAATCATGACATCTAGTTTTGGAACCCCAATTAATCAATCACAAAAGCAAAGAAAGAATTAAGCAGCATCTTGTATATTTTTCATTACTCCGTAAGGTAATCTGATGTTGGTACTTAATGgtagaatgaagaaaataaaggtatttAACAAACCAATATAAACTAGGGAAGGAATTACGTACCCTGGGGTATTGGAACCATTAGATAAACAATGGGACGGTGGATGCCTCCCAGGTAGTGGAATGTGAAGAAATCTGAGGGCAAACATTTGATGATCTGTAACCAGGCCATTCATCTTTCTAATGTCTGCCACCTGCATTTTCAGTACATCCTTGAAACAATGAATTACACAAAGCATGCAATCACCATAAAACTCTaattcaaattcaacaaaGCATTCACATTCACACAGCATCCGTAAGACATTAATTCATATAGATTAAGGTACCTCGACCCCATATTTGATGGCGACCCCGGCGAGCGTGTCGAATTTGGTGACGGTGTGTTCAATATATCCGGCGCCGGCGGCACTCAAAttaggaggaggagaggaaggagGGGAATGAGAATTGGAAGAGGAAGATTGGAAATGCGAATTAGGAAGACACATTGTgtaagaagaagatgaagatgaaggaaACGAAGGAGAAGACATTGAATCAATGAAAGAGGGAGAAGGGAGACTGATGATGAAAATTCAATCTTTGTATTCAAGATTGAAGCTTTTTAGGGGATCTCGATCAAATCAAGTTCAGTTTGATCATCATAAATTAAGGAGAGatgaaacgagaaaagaaCCAAACTGGGTTTTAGAATCTGATGATCATCTGTTTTGTCGTCTCTGTCTCTGTGTCTGTGTCTCTGGTGAATCCAAATAAATGGAAGATGAGAATTGGTGAGAGGAGAGAACGTTGAATGTATGAAGAAAGCAATCTATGTAATACGTTTCTTTTGGTTTGAATAATTATTTGCAGATGTTGCGGGGTTGGGAGAGATGAGATGACATGAGATGGAAGATGAGAATTGATGAGACGATGAAACGTCTCCcttctttttgttgtttttgtctgTGAAATTTCACCTTCAATTAAGGATGTCAGGGTCAGACTCACTATTTGTTTGCGACTTTAATTATTCTCTctcttatttatattttggtAATTACCCTAATTTTCTATGTAGGGCTGGGAGTGTAGGACCATCCTCCATTCCATTTCAGTTATAACTGGCCCATAGACCATAGTACTCTTggcattttttttcatttttgtttggGATTTTCGCTTAAT
This is a stretch of genomic DNA from Argentina anserina chromosome 4, drPotAnse1.1, whole genome shotgun sequence. It encodes these proteins:
- the LOC126792966 gene encoding uncharacterized protein LOC126792966, with the translated sequence MSSPSFPSSSSSSYTMCLPNSHFQSSSSNSHSPPSSPPPNLSAAGAGYIEHTVTKFDTLAGVAIKYGVEVADIRKMNGLVTDHQMFALRFLHIPLPGRHPPSHCLSNGSNTPGSQSSSDRSPRFTSRKASQAMNSLQSYYGLKARNQNSLKREILEMALCKTEGSHNLEGESLFGASHQPFSHYRKSKSLVKLDENRELSDTMPSTETREGDSDQLGKRIRRRQKSEADFRCTPEMVLEDNTASGGFSATAITGKCLALRPKSAANRTADVETGVPVGLGDSFLSSDASGVRKSSSTSNLQDHDTSCSASIWSTSKWTLKPDLQVFSTAAITKPIFDGLPKPMVGRRNKTALD